From a region of the Nitrospirae bacterium YQR-1 genome:
- the nadA gene encoding quinolinate synthase yields the protein MKHLELTEQILELKEQRKALIIAHNYQRDEVQALADLTGDSLELSRKAAETDAEVIVFCGVNFMAESASILSPQKTVLIPALDAMCPMAEMIALDGPRGIYQAFPGYQNPPGYVFPASFTLRDIKAKYPGVPVVAYVNTTAEVKAESDICCTSANVVKVIESLPAEQVICIPDKNLSMWAQKNTKKEVISWDGYCHVHDRVRTSDVSEARALHPNALLMAHPECRIDVLELADHVTSTSGMLRYAASSPASEFIVGTEIGLLYRLRKENPGKVFYPLRKDMVCPNMKKTNLTLVYEALRDMKNVVKVPEEIRVPANKALDRMLAI from the coding sequence TTGAAGCACCTTGAACTGACAGAACAAATATTAGAATTAAAAGAACAGAGAAAGGCTCTGATAATCGCACATAATTATCAGAGAGATGAGGTTCAGGCATTGGCTGACCTTACAGGGGACTCCCTTGAACTATCCAGAAAAGCTGCGGAGACCGACGCCGAGGTAATCGTCTTTTGCGGAGTGAATTTTATGGCGGAGAGTGCCTCCATCTTGTCACCACAAAAAACAGTTTTGATTCCTGCTTTGGATGCAATGTGCCCAATGGCTGAGATGATAGCCCTTGACGGCCCCAGAGGGATTTATCAAGCCTTTCCGGGCTATCAGAACCCTCCAGGATACGTGTTTCCGGCAAGCTTTACGCTAAGAGACATAAAGGCAAAGTACCCGGGTGTGCCGGTGGTAGCTTATGTAAACACAACTGCTGAGGTCAAGGCCGAAAGTGACATCTGTTGTACCTCTGCAAATGTAGTTAAGGTCATTGAGTCGCTGCCGGCAGAGCAAGTAATCTGTATCCCTGATAAGAATCTTTCCATGTGGGCACAGAAAAATACTAAAAAAGAGGTAATCTCATGGGATGGTTACTGCCATGTCCATGACAGGGTAAGAACGTCCGATGTTTCAGAGGCAAGGGCGTTGCACCCCAATGCCCTGCTGATGGCTCATCCTGAGTGCAGGATTGATGTGCTTGAGCTTGCCGACCACGTTACAAGCACCTCCGGCATGCTAAGATATGCTGCATCCTCACCGGCCTCAGAGTTCATAGTCGGTACAGAAATCGGACTGCTCTATAGACTAAGAAAAGAAAATCCCGGTAAGGTTTTTTACCCCCTGCGCAAGGACATGGTCTGTCCCAATATGAAAAAAACCAATCTTACTCTGGTGTATGAGGCCTTAAGAGATATGAAAAATGTTGTAAAGGTTCCAGAGGAAATCAGAGTGCCGGCGAATAAAGCGCTTGACAGAATGCTTGCCATTTAA
- the pbpC gene encoding penicillin-binding protein 1C: MNIIRRLIKYGIIAALPLIPVVLIITLFIPDFIWKVPEFNYIKKSYKKSDVVLLDRHGNPLQEIRIDTAGRRLNWTSVDEISGSFKQTLVFSEDRHFYTHSGVDYKALIKGVLDTYTKKKRRGASTITMQLAVVLKKDIKSNKKIFAKKWDQILAARVIEKHWSKNEILEAYLNLITFRGELQGISAASYGLFGKSPDGLNETESFILASLIISPNAAPEVTAKRACALSKAMGKNTECAQIETLTKEQLTVPYKITPALSLAPHFARKFLKAGFDNLTTSLDGNLQRYLIETLNNSIYRLRQSNVRDGAILVVENKTGRILAYVGNSGLSSSAGHVDGITAKRQAGSTLKPFLYELALEKKYLTAASIIEDTPVQLQTTTGLYVPENYDNTYKGAVSLRTALSSSLNIPAVKTIILTGIEPFYNLLRLLGFDSLTEGADYYGASLALGSADITLMELVNAYRALANKGIYSPLSMTTVNNTPISGKRIMDERAVFIISSILSDREARSTTFGLENPLSTKFWSAAKTGTSKDMRDNWCVGYSETYTVGVWVGNFSGEPMRDVTGITGAAPLWLEAMTYLHRFSPSQPPAPLSQLVQRQISFSATSESPRLEWFIKGTEPDSVIAAVKSEGITHISYPVEGAIFAIDIDIPDDTQLIPFNYKPAGGNFQWIINGENTGVFKDTFLWKPQSGKYTVSIANKTGAVVDTVTFVVR; encoded by the coding sequence ATGAACATTATCAGGCGGCTTATAAAATACGGCATCATTGCAGCACTACCACTTATTCCGGTGGTTTTAATCATCACACTTTTCATCCCGGATTTCATCTGGAAAGTCCCTGAATTCAACTACATTAAGAAATCATACAAAAAAAGCGATGTGGTTTTACTTGACAGACACGGAAATCCGCTGCAAGAGATTCGCATAGACACCGCAGGCCGGCGGCTTAACTGGACTTCAGTTGACGAAATATCCGGCTCTTTCAAACAAACACTGGTGTTTTCAGAGGACAGGCATTTTTATACACATTCCGGTGTGGACTACAAAGCGCTTATAAAAGGTGTGCTTGATACATATACAAAGAAAAAGCGCAGGGGCGCTTCCACAATTACTATGCAGTTGGCTGTTGTTCTAAAGAAAGACATCAAGAGCAACAAGAAAATATTTGCTAAAAAATGGGATCAAATCCTGGCGGCAAGGGTTATCGAAAAACACTGGTCAAAAAACGAAATCCTTGAGGCGTATTTGAACCTGATAACATTTCGGGGAGAGCTTCAGGGAATAAGCGCCGCCTCTTACGGTCTCTTTGGAAAGTCCCCGGACGGGTTAAACGAAACAGAGTCTTTTATCTTAGCCTCTTTAATAATCTCCCCAAACGCAGCCCCTGAGGTTACGGCAAAACGTGCTTGCGCGTTGAGTAAAGCTATGGGCAAAAACACCGAATGTGCGCAAATTGAAACTCTCACAAAAGAGCAGTTAACTGTGCCGTATAAAATAACTCCTGCGCTCTCGTTGGCTCCCCATTTTGCAAGGAAATTCCTCAAAGCAGGCTTTGATAATTTAACAACCTCTCTTGACGGTAATCTTCAGAGATACCTTATCGAAACCCTCAACAACAGTATCTACCGGTTACGCCAAAGTAATGTAAGAGATGGAGCAATTCTGGTGGTGGAAAACAAAACCGGCCGGATACTTGCTTATGTGGGTAATTCAGGGTTAAGCTCCAGTGCCGGCCATGTTGACGGCATTACTGCAAAAAGACAGGCAGGCTCCACTCTCAAACCCTTTCTGTATGAGTTGGCGTTAGAGAAGAAATATCTTACCGCAGCCTCAATAATTGAAGACACCCCCGTACAATTACAAACCACCACAGGGCTGTACGTGCCGGAAAACTATGATAACACCTACAAAGGCGCTGTGTCTTTGAGAACGGCGTTATCATCGTCTCTCAACATCCCTGCCGTTAAGACAATAATCTTAACCGGTATAGAGCCGTTTTACAACCTCCTCAGACTGCTTGGGTTTGATAGTTTAACGGAAGGGGCCGACTACTATGGCGCATCACTTGCACTGGGTTCAGCCGACATAACTCTTATGGAGCTGGTTAACGCCTATAGAGCACTTGCAAACAAGGGCATATACAGTCCGTTGTCAATGACGACAGTTAATAACACACCCATATCCGGCAAAAGAATAATGGATGAGAGGGCGGTTTTTATAATTTCCTCAATCCTCTCCGACAGAGAGGCGCGGAGCACCACGTTTGGGCTTGAAAATCCACTTTCCACAAAATTCTGGAGTGCCGCCAAAACCGGTACAAGTAAGGATATGCGGGATAACTGGTGTGTGGGCTATTCAGAGACATACACGGTGGGAGTTTGGGTCGGCAATTTCTCCGGTGAGCCCATGCGGGATGTGACCGGAATAACCGGGGCCGCCCCCCTCTGGCTTGAGGCTATGACATATCTGCACAGATTCAGTCCGTCTCAGCCCCCTGCCCCGCTTTCTCAGTTAGTACAAAGACAGATTTCATTTTCAGCGACCTCAGAGTCACCGCGCCTTGAGTGGTTTATAAAAGGCACTGAGCCGGATTCCGTCATCGCAGCCGTAAAATCCGAGGGTATTACACATATCTCATATCCGGTTGAGGGTGCCATATTTGCCATAGATATAGATATTCCTGACGACACTCAGCTTATCCCGTTTAACTACAAACCCGCAGGCGGGAATTTCCAGTGGATAATCAACGGTGAAAACACCGGCGTATTTAAAGACACCTTTCTCTGGAAACCTCAATCCGGCAAATATACCGTCTCCATAGCTAACAAAACCGGTGCTGTTGTTGACACTGTAACGTTTGTGGTCAGATAA
- a CDS encoding restriction endonuclease, which yields MIIAGIFSFNNGKETVEKKYPHLLKEIEYVILSVDAGEHIIKESKERTMKGKMLYSPVALNKSFKKHFASMQWTNYKVNCEYPTRYYTAAHNPKPMAGGAFRDMDFVKEKLGVEVQFGKYAFMVYNVCAKMTIFHNLGVIDTGVEIVPIKEFADEMSTGVSYFEQFVWDLEKRGSADIDIPVMIIGISY from the coding sequence ATGATAATTGCTGGAATTTTTTCATTTAATAATGGAAAGGAGACAGTTGAAAAGAAATACCCTCACTTATTAAAAGAAATTGAATATGTTATTTTATCTGTAGATGCCGGTGAACATATTATTAAAGAAAGCAAAGAAAGAACGATGAAAGGAAAAATGCTATACAGTCCTGTTGCACTAAACAAATCCTTTAAAAAACATTTTGCTTCTATGCAATGGACTAACTATAAGGTTAATTGTGAATATCCTACAAGGTATTATACCGCAGCTCATAATCCAAAACCGATGGCTGGTGGTGCTTTCCGTGACATGGATTTTGTAAAGGAAAAACTTGGTGTTGAGGTTCAGTTCGGTAAATATGCATTTATGGTTTATAATGTGTGTGCGAAAATGACTATTTTTCATAACCTTGGTGTTATTGATACCGGAGTTGAAATAGTACCTATAAAAGAGTTTGCAGATGAAATGTCAACCGGCGTTTCCTACTTTGAACAGTTTGTTTGGGATTTGGAGAAAAGGGGAAGTGCCGACATTGATATTCCGGTAATGATTATTGGAATTTCGTACTAA
- a CDS encoding site-specific DNA-methyltransferase: protein MDMFNDKPVIYDSFRSDAQLVVAQADTLSACQNLPDDTFSLIVSSPPYNIGKIYEKEMSLQEYLQWQETAILQFVRILNETGSLCWQVGNYVNNGEVFPLDIYFYPIFKKAGLKLRNRIIWHFGHGLHASHRFSGRYETLLWFTKTDNYTFNLDKVRVPSKYPGKRHYKGEKRGQPSGNPLGKNPSDFWEIITEEFEAGVIEIPNVKSNHPEKTSHPCQFPIELIERCILAFTKERDWILDPFCGAGSSLIAAVKHNRKAMGIDRDAEYCKIATERLNSYYEGTLQIRPLGKEIFKPTGRERVSQIPIEWPNMVHK from the coding sequence ATGGATATGTTTAATGACAAGCCTGTGATTTATGATTCTTTTCGGTCTGACGCTCAGCTTGTTGTAGCACAGGCTGATACATTAAGTGCTTGTCAAAACTTACCGGATGATACTTTTTCACTCATTGTCAGTTCCCCTCCCTACAACATCGGAAAAATTTATGAAAAAGAAATGTCTTTACAAGAATATCTACAATGGCAGGAAACGGCTATTTTGCAATTTGTGCGAATTTTGAATGAAACAGGTAGTTTGTGTTGGCAAGTTGGTAACTATGTAAATAACGGAGAGGTTTTTCCTCTGGATATTTACTTTTATCCCATCTTTAAGAAAGCAGGATTAAAGCTTCGCAACAGAATTATTTGGCATTTTGGTCATGGCTTACATGCATCTCATAGATTTTCAGGGCGTTATGAAACACTGCTATGGTTTACGAAAACAGATAATTACACTTTTAATCTGGATAAAGTAAGAGTACCATCCAAGTACCCTGGTAAACGTCATTATAAGGGAGAGAAGCGCGGACAGCCAAGTGGCAATCCCTTAGGTAAAAACCCTTCTGATTTTTGGGAAATTATCACTGAGGAGTTTGAAGCAGGGGTTATTGAGATTCCTAATGTTAAGTCAAACCACCCTGAGAAAACATCTCACCCATGTCAATTTCCAATTGAACTCATAGAGCGTTGCATACTTGCATTCACAAAAGAAAGAGACTGGATTTTGGATCCTTTTTGTGGTGCAGGTTCTTCACTCATTGCTGCCGTTAAACATAATCGCAAGGCAATGGGTATAGACAGAGACGCAGAATATTGTAAAATTGCTACAGAGAGATTAAACTCATATTATGAAGGCACACTTCAGATACGCCCTCTTGGTAAGGAAATATTTAAACCTACCGGCAGAGAACGTGTTTCTCAAATCCCTATAGAATGGCCTAATATGGTTCACAAATAG